The Pantanalinema sp. genomic interval TTATGGGTCGGCTTAGCGACAATTATCGTTTCAATGAATCAAACCTGAAACTGAGGAGGCAATTTCTTCGCTTGGAGAGCGAAGATGTTCGCTTGCTGGCGAGCCTCGTTCCCTGGATCGATCGCTGGGCCCCCACCATCGCCCGGGAGTTTTACGACCACCAGTTCGCCTTCCAGTCCACGCTCGAGTTCTTCCAGGCGCACGCGCAGGGTCGAGGCACCCCGCTCGACAAGCTGCGCTCCCACCTCGAAGCCTCGCAGACCGGCTACCTGCGGCAGATCTTCCACGAGGCCGAGCAGGGCGAGTGCTTCGGCGTCGGCTACTTCGAGAAGCGCCTCAAGGTCGGCAAGCTCCACAACGTCATCAACCTGCCCCTCAAGTGGTACGTGGGCAGCTACCCGCTCTACCAGGACCTGGTCGAGAAGTACCTGCTAAAGAGCTTCCCGCTGCGCCCCTTGTTCCGCGCGAGGGCGCGTCGCGCCATCAACAAGGTCTTCAACTACGACATCCAGGCGATCACCGACGCGTTCTTCTTCGACTACCTGGAGTCGATCGGGCTCGACCTCCACAGCATCGCGATCCGGCGCCCCGATCACGACCTGTCGGATTACTACGACCAGCTCAAGTCGGTGGTCCGTCAGTCGATGAGCACGACCATTCGCACCGCCGGGATCCTCGGCGAGAGCAGCACCCTGCTCGCGAACGACACGGCCAGGGCGCGCGAGACCATCCTGTCGATCTCGTCGAGCATCCAGCAGGTGGCGGGCAACGCCCAGGCCCTGTCGGAGAACGTCGACCAGACCGCGAGCGCCATCGAGAAGATGGCCACCAGCGTCCAGTACGTCGCGGGCAACTCCGATCGGCTCGCCGGCTCGGTCAACGAGACCGCGAGCGCCATCGAGGAGATGACCTCGAGCATCCAGCAGGTGGCAGGCAACGTCGCCGAGGCCAACCGCGTGGCGGCGGAGGCCTCGGACGCCGCCCACCGCGGCAGCGTCTCGGTGGACCAGACCATCGAGGGCATGTCCCAGATCAACCAGGCGATGCGCGAGGTGGTCACCGTCATCGAGAAGCTGGGCAAGAGCTCGGCCGAGATCGGGGCGATCATCGAGGTGATCGACGACATCGCCGAGCAGACCAACCTCCTGGCCCTCAACGCGGCCATCGAGGCGGCGCGGGCCGGCGACGCGGGCCGGGGCTTCGCGGTGGTCGCCGACGAGGTGCGCAAGCTCGCCGAGCGCTCGGTCCG includes:
- a CDS encoding methyl-accepting chemotaxis protein, with the protein product MGRLSDNYRFNESNLKLRRQFLRLESEDVRLLASLVPWIDRWAPTIAREFYDHQFAFQSTLEFFQAHAQGRGTPLDKLRSHLEASQTGYLRQIFHEAEQGECFGVGYFEKRLKVGKLHNVINLPLKWYVGSYPLYQDLVEKYLLKSFPLRPLFRARARRAINKVFNYDIQAITDAFFFDYLESIGLDLHSIAIRRPDHDLSDYYDQLKSVVRQSMSTTIRTAGILGESSTLLANDTARARETILSISSSIQQVAGNAQALSENVDQTASAIEKMATSVQYVAGNSDRLAGSVNETASAIEEMTSSIQQVAGNVAEANRVAAEASDAAHRGSVSVDQTIEGMSQINQAMREVVTVIEKLGKSSAEIGAIIEVIDDIAEQTNLLALNAAIEAARAGDAGRGFAVVADEVRKLAERSVRATGEIATLINGIQRESGQAVTSTKRGDAAIQAGTRLAQGAGEALRAIVGSVGQVRDLMAQITHSTQEQAQAAGQINQAVTQMSGLTREVTGAAQGQAASSEEIIRAVDVMSRMTREVSQATHSQHRDSEVMVGAVERLDGLSHELQGQAQDMLSAVASFRDTDADSGTRQVTSTNQPTPRLLAGR